In a genomic window of Herpetosiphonaceae bacterium:
- a CDS encoding sensor histidine kinase, whose amino-acid sequence VAIREVADQIEIGIQQAMLSEQVRSAEQDLQRLSRQMIEVQESERRHLALELHDEIGQTLTGLKLILEMIQRLPIDEFQRRLSEAQALVNDLMARVRQLSLDLRPAMLDDLGLLPTLVWHFERYTAQTNVQVTFAHTGLGRRFPPEVETATYRIVQEALTNVARHSQVRHVTVSLWVIGDMLTVQIEDQGAGFDPSIDQASSASRGLPGMRERAALLGGELVVETMPGVGTLIRAELPVPARAASSDGAGL is encoded by the coding sequence TGTGGCGATCCGTGAGGTTGCGGATCAGATCGAGATCGGCATCCAGCAGGCGATGCTCTCCGAGCAGGTGCGGAGCGCGGAGCAGGATCTGCAACGGCTGTCGCGCCAGATGATCGAGGTGCAAGAGAGCGAGCGCCGACACCTTGCGCTTGAGCTTCACGATGAAATCGGCCAGACACTTACCGGCCTCAAGCTGATTCTTGAAATGATCCAGCGTCTGCCGATCGACGAGTTTCAGCGGCGATTGAGTGAGGCGCAGGCGCTGGTGAACGATCTGATGGCGCGTGTGCGGCAGCTCTCGCTCGACCTGCGACCGGCGATGCTGGACGACCTGGGACTCTTGCCGACGCTGGTCTGGCACTTCGAGCGGTATACGGCTCAAACCAACGTGCAGGTGACGTTCGCGCACACAGGGCTGGGTCGGCGCTTCCCACCGGAGGTTGAGACGGCGACCTATCGCATCGTGCAGGAAGCGCTGACGAATGTCGCGCGTCATAGCCAGGTGCGGCATGTGACGGTATCACTCTGGGTGATCGGCGATATGCTGACGGTGCAGATCGAGGATCAAGGGGCGGGCTTCGATCCGTCGATCGACCAGGCGAGCAGCGCATCGCGTGGCCTGCCTGGCATGCGGGAGCGGGCAGCGCTCCTGGGTGGCGAGCTTGTCGTCGAGACAATGCCCGGCGTGGGAACACTGATCCGTGCGGAGCTGCCCGTGCCGGCGCGGGCGGCATCGAGCGATGGAGCAGGGCTATGA